In the Oryza glaberrima chromosome 6, OglaRS2, whole genome shotgun sequence genome, one interval contains:
- the LOC127777665 gene encoding uncharacterized protein LOC127777665 gives MAPSFGRSISFPLSPARSFKPRSAAAACHVRSISLPCRSHPLLSHLQSHIAAVRSWLLQDHGDASASASVSAGLAHIHALHAALADLLLLPDPQDALRRSTAAADRLLDAFLLLADAHQGFHEALLDLTHHVADARAALRRSDAARLASALRSQRRAEKEIARLASTVSAAAAATKYSSRLGLGATAEETEMTAALMDAATASAAASAAVFTAAASMSSAAASSCSCKKTPAFAAFAKKASPETAQVALDRFEELEQCIDESESSCHKVFRGILHTRVALLNIQTPTF, from the coding sequence ATGGCTCCCAGCTTTGGCCGCTCCATCTCCTTCCCGCTCAGTCCGGCGAGGTCGTTCAAGCcccgatcggcggcggcggcgtgccacGTGCGCTCCATCAGCCTCCCATGCCGCTCCCACccgctcctctcccacctccagagccacatcgccgccgtccgctcCTGGCTCCTCCAGGACCACGgcgacgcctccgcctccgcctccgtctccgcgGGCCTCGCCCACATCCACGCCCtccacgccgccctcgccgacctcctcctcctccccgacccTCAGGACGCGctccgccgctccaccgccgccgccgaccgcctcctcgacgccttcctcctcctcgccgacgcccaCCAGGGCTTCCACGAGGCCCTCCTCGACCTCACCCACCACGTCGCCGATGCCCGCGCCGCGCTGCGGAGGTCCGACGCCGCCAGGCTCGCCTCCGCCCTCAGGTCCCAGCGGAGGGCCGAGAAGGAAATCGCCCGCCTCGCCTccaccgtctccgccgccgccgccgccaccaagtaCTCCTcccgcctcggcctcggcgccaccgccgaggaGACCGAGATGACCGCCGCGCTCatggacgccgccaccgccagcgccgccgcctccgcggccgtcttcaccgctgccgcctccatgtcgtcggccgcggcctcctcctgcAGCTGCAAGAAGACGCCGGCGTTCGCGGCCTTCGCCAAGAAGGCCTCGCCGGAGACGGCCCAGGTGGCCCTCGATCGGTTCGAGGAGTTGGAGCAATGCATCGACGAGTCCGAGAGCAGCTGCCACAAGGTGTTCAGGGGCATTCTTCACACAAGGGTTGCACTGCTCAACATTCAGACTCCAACATTCTAG
- the LOC127776727 gene encoding ATP-dependent zinc metalloprotease FTSH 1, chloroplastic yields MAPPCSISSASHLLITASLPKPSLRPPRLPHPKPLPAALLALAAAAPTLPALADVPAPPPAPTQDVQVLEAPSPAANPFSNALLTAPKPTSSAAADLPEGAQWRYSEFLSAVKKGKVERVRFSKDGGLLQLTAIDGRRATVVVPNDPDLIDILATNGVDISVAEGDAAGPGGFLAFVGNLLFPFLAFAGLFFLFRRAQGGPGAGPGGLGGPMDFGRSKSKFQEVPETGVTFVDVAGADQAKLELQEVVDFLKNPDKYTALGAKIPKGCLLVGPPGTGKTLLARAVAGEAGVPFFSCAASEFVELFVGVGASRVRDLFEKAKAKAPCIVFIDEIDAVGRQRGAGLGGGNDEREQTINQLLTEMDGFAGNSGVIVLAATNRPDVLDAALLRPGRFDRQVTVDRPDVAGRVKILEVHSRGKALAKDVDFEKIARRTPGFTGADLQNLMNEAAILAARRDLKEISKDEISDALERIIAGPEKKNAVVSEEKKRLVAYHEAGHALVGALMPEYDPVAKISIIPRGQAGGLTFFAPSEERLESGLYSRSYLENQMAVALGGRVAEEVIFGQENVTTGASNDFMQVSRVARQMVERFGFSKKIGQVAIGGPGGNPFLGQQMSSQKDYSMATADVVDAEVRELVEKAYSRATQIITTHIDILHKLAQLLMEKETVDGEEFMSLFIDGQAELFVA; encoded by the exons atggcgccgccgtgctccatctcctccgcctcccaccTCCTCATCACTGCCTCCCTCCCCAAGCCCTCCCTCCGCCCACCTCGCCTCCCCCACCCCAagcccctccccgccgccctcctcgccctcgccgccgccgcccccacgctCCCCGCCCTCGCCGACGTGCCCGCGCCACCCCCCGCCCCGACCCAGGATGTCCAGGTACTAGAGGCCCCCTCCCCGGCCGCCAACCCTTTCTCCAACGCCCTCCTCACCGCGCCTAagcccacctcctccgccgccgccgacctccccgAGGGCGCCCAGTGGCGCTACAGCGAGTTCCTCAGCGCCGTCAAGAAGGGCAAGGTCGAGCGCGTCAGGTTCTCCAAGGATGGTGGCCTACTCCAGCTCACCGCCAtcgacggccgccgcgccaccgtcgtcgtccccaACGACCCCGATCTCATTGACATCCTCGCCACCAACGGCGTCGACATCTCCGTCGCCgagggcgacgccgccggccccgGCGGATTCCTCGCCTTCGTCGGCaacctcctcttccccttcctcgcTTTCGCtggcctcttcttcctcttccgccGCGCCCAGGGCGGCCCCGGCGCTGGACCTGGCGGCCTCGGCGGGCCCATGGACTTCGGCCGCTCCAAGAGCAAGTTCCAGGAGGTGCCCGAGACTGGCGTCACcttcgtcgacgtcgccggcgccgaccaggCCAAGCTCGAGCTGCAGGAGGTCGTCGATTTCCTCAAGAACCCCGACAAGTACACCGCGCTCGGGGCCAAGATCCCCAAGGGATGCCTGCTCGTCGGCCCGCCCGGAACCGGGAAGACACTGCTGGCGCGTGCCGTCGCCGGGGAGGCCGGAGTGCCATTCTTCTCCTGCGCCGCGTCCGAGTTCGTTGAGCTGTTCGTCGGTGTCGGTGCCTCCAGGGTCAGGGACCTGTTCGAGAAGGCCAAGGCCAAGGCCCCTTGCATCGTCTTCATTGATGAAATTGATGCCGTCGGGAGGCAGCGTGGTGCTGGGCTCGGAGGGGGAAATGATGAGAGGGAGCAGACCATTAACCAGCTCTTGACTGAGATGGATGGATTTGCCGGCAATAGCGGTGTCATTGTGCTCGCCGCGACAAACAGGCCTGATGTGCTCGACGCGGCGCTTCTTCGCCCTGGGAGGTTCGATCGGCAGGTCACCGTAGACAGGCCGGATGTCGCCGGGCGTGTCAAGATTCTTGAG GTTCACTCGAGAGGAAAGGCTCTGGCAAAAGATGTCGACTTTGAGAAAATTGCCCGGAGAACCCCTGGTTTCACTGGAGCTGATCTTCAAAACTTGATGAATGAGGCTGCTATTCTTGCTGCTCGTCGTGATCTGAAGGAGATTAGCAAGGATGAGATCTCTGATGCTTTGGAGAGGATCATTGCTGGGCCTGAGAAGAAAAATGCTGTTGTttcagaagagaagaagagactTGTGGCTTACCATG AGGCTGGTCATGCCCTTGTTGGTGCCCTCATGCCTGAATATGACCCTGTTGCTAAGATTTCCATCATTCCTCGTGGTCAAGCTGGTGGACTCACATTCTTTGCTCCAAGCGAGGAGAGGCTTGAGTCTGGATTGTACAGCAGGAGCTACCTAGAGAACCAAATGGCCGTAGCTCTTGGTGGAAG GGTTGCCGAAGAGGTGATCTTTGGCCAAGAAAATGTGACAACTGGGGCCTCCAACGATTTTATGCAGGTTTCACGTGTTGCAAGACAAATGGTTGAAAGATTTGGATTCAGCAAGAAGATCGGGCAAGTTGCGATTGGTGGACCTGGTGGAAATCCTTTCTTGGGCCAGCAG ATGTCGAGCCAGAAGGACTACTCGATGGCCACCGCGGATGTTGTGGATGCTGAGGTGAGGGAGCTCGTGGAGAAGGCCTACTCAAGAGCAACGCAGATCATCACGACACACATCGACATCCTCCACAAGCTTGCTCAGCTTCTGATGGAGAAGGAGACGGTGGACGGGGAAGAGTTCATGAGCCTGTTCATCGACGGTCAGGCAGAGTTGTTTGTCGCTTAA
- the LOC127776768 gene encoding chitinase 3, which produces MRALALAVVAMAVVAVRGEQCGSQAGGALCPNCLCCSQYGWCGSTSDYCGAGCQSQCSGGCGGGPTPPSSGGGSGVASIISPSLFDQMLLHRNDQACAAKGFYTYDAFVAAANAYPDFATTGDADTCKREVAAFLAQTSHETTGGWPTAPDGPYSWGYCFKEENNGNAPTYCEPKPEWPCAAGKKYYGRGPIQITYNYNYGPAGQAIGSDLLNNPDLVASDATVSFKTAFWFWMTPQSPKPSCHAVITGQWTPSADDQAAGRVPGYGEITNIINGGVECGHGADDKVADRIGFYKRYCDMLGVSYGDNLDCYNQRPYPPS; this is translated from the coding sequence ATGAGAGCTCTCGCTCTCgcggtggtggccatggcggtggtggccgtgCGCGGCGAGCAGTGCGGCAGCcaggccggcggcgcgctctGCCCCAACTGCCTCTGCTGCAGCCAGTACGGCTGGTGCGGCTCCACCTCCGATTACTGCGGCGCCGGCTGCCAGAGCCAGTgctccggcggctgcggcggcggcccgacCCCGCCCtccagcggtggcggcagcggcgtcgcctCCATCATATCGCCCTCGCTCTTCGACCAGATGCTGCTCCACCGCAACGACCAGGCGTGCGCCGCTAAGGGCTTCTACACCTACgacgccttcgtcgccgccgccaacgcctaCCCGGACTTCGCCACCACCGGCGACGCCGACACCTGCAAGCGCGAGGTCGCCGCCTTCCTGGCGCAGACGTCCCACGAGACCACCGGCGGCTGGCCCACGGCGCCCGACGGCCCCTACTCCTGGGGCTACTGCTTCAAGGAGGAGAACAACGGCAACGCCCCCACATACTGCGAGCCCAAGCCGGAGTggccgtgcgccgccggcaAGAAGTACTACGGCCGGGGACCCATCCAGATCACCTACAACTACAACTACGGCCCGGCGGGGCAGGCCATCGGCTCCGACCTGCTCAACAACCCGGACCTGGTGGCGTCGGACGCCACCGTCTCCTTCAAGACGGCGTTCTGGTTCTGGATGACGCCGCAGTCGCCCAAGCCGTCGTGCCACGCGGTGATCACCGGCCAGTGGACGCCGTCCGCCGACGACCAGGCGGCGGGGCGCGTTCCGGGCTACGGCGAGATCACCAACATCATCAACGGCGGTGTGGAGTGCGGGCACGGCGCGGACGACAAGGTGGCCGACCGGATCGGGTTCTACAAGCGCTACTGCGACATGCTGGGCGTCAGCTATGGCGATAACCTGGATTGCTACAACCAGAGGCCCTACCCGCCTTCCTAG
- the LOC127776767 gene encoding chitinase 1, translating to MRSHRFLTSLQLSSKQANSILLCIATMRALAVVVVATAFAVVAVRGEQCGSQAGGALCPNCLCCSQYGWCGSTSAYCGSGCQSQCSGSCGGGGPTPPSGGGGSGVASIVSRSLFDQMLLHRNDAACPAKNFYTYDAFVAAANAFPSFATTGDAATRKREVAAFLAQTSHETTGGWATAPDGPYSWGYCFKEENNGNVGSDYCVQSSQWPCAAGKKYYGRGPIQISYNYNYGPAGQAIGSNLLSNPDLVASDATVSFKTAFWFWMTPQSPKPSCHAVMTGQWTPNGNDQAAGRVPGYGVVTNIINGGVECGHGADSRVADRIGFYKRYCDMLGVSYGANLDCYNQRPFNS from the coding sequence ATGCGCTCCCACCGCTTCTTAACATCACTGCAACTCAGCAGCAAGCAAGCTAACTCCATTTTACTTTGCATTGCCACCATGAGAGCGCTCGCCGTGGTCGTGGTGGCCACGGCCTTTGCGGTGGTGGCCGTGCGCGGCGAGCAGTGCGGCAGCcaggccggcggcgcgctctGCCCCAACTGCCTCTGCTGCAGCCAGTACGGCTGGTGCGGATCCACCTCCGCCTACTGCGGCTCCGGCTGCCAGAGCCAGTGCTccggcagctgcggcggcggcggcccgaccCCGccctccggcggtggcggcagcggcgtcgcctCCATCGTGTCGCGCTCGCTCTTCGACCAGATGCTTCTCCACCGCAACGACGCGGCGTGCCCGGCCAAGAACTTCTACACCTACgacgccttcgtcgccgccgccaacgccttcCCGAGCTTCGCCACAaccggcgacgccgccacccGCAAGCGCGAGGTCGCCGCGTTCCTGGCGCAGACGTCGCACGAGACCACGGGCGGGTGGGCGACGGCGCCCGATGGCCCCTACTCGTGGGGCTACTGCTTCAAGGAGGAGAACAACGGCAACGTTGGGTCCGACTACTGTGTCCAGAGCTCGCAGTggccgtgcgccgccggcaAGAAGTACTACGGCCGGGGACCCATCCAGATCTCCTACAACTACAACTACGGCCCGGCGGGGCAGGCCATCGGCTCCAACCTGCTGAGCAACCCGGACCTGGTGGCGTCGGACGCCACCGTCTCCTTCAAGACGGCGTTCTGGTTCTGGATGACGCCGCAGTCACCCAAGCCGTCGTGCCACGCGGTGATGACAGGGCAGTGGACGCCCAACGGCAACGACCAGGCGGCGGGGCGCGTGCCGGGCTACGGCGTGGTGACCAACATCATCAACGGCGGCGTGGAGTGCGGCCACGGCGCGGACAGCAGAGTCGCCGACCGGATTGGGTTCTACAAGCGCTACTGCGACATGTTGGGCGTCAGCTACGGCGCCAACTTGGACTGCTACAACCAGAGGCCTTTCAACTCCTAA
- the LOC127776769 gene encoding NAC domain-containing protein 22-like produces MEQQRSRSTAAGGEVEVEQLPGFRFHPTEEELLEFYLKQVVQGKKLKFDIIPTVHLYRHDPRELPGLARIGEREWYFFVPRDRKQATGGGGGGRPSRTTERGFWKATGSDRAIRCAADPKRLIGLKKTLVYYEGRAPRGTKTDWVMNEYRLPDAAAIPDTMQLQMQHDDMVLCKVYRKAVSLKELEQRVAMEELARSTTSSGTHNTGSPLQQDSSSISISSSSDAMKKEVVGVDEASAAAHELVRPATLSLPQLEVARPQSGLEWMQEPFLTQLRSPWMETWSPYYASVLNF; encoded by the coding sequence ATGGAGCAGCAGCGGAGCAGGTCGACGGCGgcaggaggagaggtggaggtggagcagctGCCGGGATTCAGGTTCCAtccgacggaggaggagctgctGGAGTTCTACCTGAAGCAGGTGGTGCAGGGGAAGAAGCTCAAGTTCGACATCATCCCCACCGTCCACCTCTACCGCCACGACCCGCGCGAGCTCCCCGGACTCGCCCGCATCGGCGAGCGCGAGTGGTACTTCTTCGTCCCCCGCGACCGCAAGcaggccaccggcggcggcggcggcggtaggccCAGCCGCACCACGGAGCGCGGCTTCTGGAAGGCCACCGGCTCCGACCGCGCCATCCGCTGCGCCGCCGATCCCAAGCGCCTCATCGGCCTCAAGAAGACGCTCGTCTACTACGAGGGCCGCGCCCCTCGCGGCACCAAGACCGACTGGGTCATGAACGAGTACCgcctccccgacgccgccgccattcccgACACCATGCAATTGCAAATGCAACACGACGACATGGTGCTCTGCAAGGTCTACCGGAAGGCGGTCTCCCTCAAGGAGCTGGAGCAGAGGGTCGCCATGGAGGAGCTTGCACGCTCCACCACGTCCTCCGGCACCCACAACACCGGCTCGCCCCTGCAGCAGgactcctcctccatctccatctcctcctcctcggacGCCATGAAGAAAGAGGTGGTGGGGGTGGatgaggcgtcggcggcggcgcatgagCTGGTCCGGCCGGCGACGCTGAGCCTGCCGCAGCTGGAGGTGGCGAGGCCGCAGAGCGGGCTGGAGTGGATGCAGGAGCCATTCCTGACGCAGCTGCGGAGCCCATGGATGGAGACCTGGTCGCCCTACTACGCCAGCGTCCTCAACTTCTGA